The Nocardioides sp. cx-173 genome segment TGCTGTTCGACTACTTCAGCCAGCTCTTCGCGCAGGTCACGAACCCGCCGCTGGACGCGATCCGCGAGGAGCTCGTCACCTCGCTCAACGGCACCATCGGCCCCGAGGCCAACCTCCTGGACCCGACCCCGGCGTCGTGTCGCCAGGTGGTGCTGCCGTTCCCGGTCATCTCCAACGACGACCTGGCCAAGATCCGCCACATCAACCGCGACGGCGACATGCCGGGCTTCATCACCCATGTGTCGCGCGGGCTCTACGAGGTCGAGGGCGGCGGCGGCGCGCTGGCGCACCGGATCGAGGAGATCTGCGCCGAGGTGTCCGCGGCGATCGCCGAGGGCGCACGCATCATCGTGCTCTCCGACCGGCACTCCACCGCCGAGCTGGCGCCGATCCCGTCGCTGCTGCTCACCTCCGCCGTGCACCACCACCTGGTGCGCGAGAAGACCCGCACCCAGGTCGGGCTGCTGGTCGAGGCCGGCGACGTCCGCGAGGTCCACCACGTCGCGCTCCTCGTCGGCTACGGCGCGGCCGCGGTCAACCCCTACCTCGCCATGGAGTCCGTCGAGGACCTCGCCCGCGAGGGCTACTACGTCAAGGTCGAGCCCGAGCAGGCCGTGGCGCACCTGGTCAAGGCCCTGGGCAAGGGCGTCTTGAAGGTGATGTCCAAGATGGGCGTCTCCACCGTCGCGTCCTACACGGGGGCGCAGATCTTCGAGGCCGTCGGCCTGTCGCAGGACCTCGTCGAGCGGTACTTCACCGGGACCACCAGCAAGCTGGGCGGCATCGGGCTCGACACCGTCGCGGAGGAGGTCGCGCGCCGCCACGCCCGCGCCTACCCGCGCGGCGGGATCCTGCCGGGTCACCGCGAGCTCGAGACCGGCGGCGAGTACCAGTGGCGCCGCGACGGCGAGCCGCACCTCTTCGACCCCGAGACCGTCTTCCGGCTCCAGCACGCGACCCGCACCGGCCGCTACGACATCTTCAAGCAGTACACCGCCGCGGTCGACGACCAGTCGAGCCGGCTGATGACGCTGCGCGGGCTGTTCCGCTTCAAGGACGCCGCGAGCACCGGCCGTACGCCGGTCCCCATCGACGAGGTCGAGCCGGTCTCGGAGATCGTCAAGCGCTTCTCGACCGGGGCGATGTCCTACGGCTCGATCAGCAAGGAGGCGCACGAGACCCTCGCGATCGCCATGAACCGGCTGGGCGGCAAGTCCAACACCGGCGAGGGCGGTGAGGACCCCGACCGTCTCTACGACCCGGAGCGGCGCAGCTCGATCAAGCAGGTCGCCTCCGGCCGCTTCGGCGTCACCTCGGAGTACCTCACCAACGCCGATGACATCCAGATCAAGATGGCGCAGGGCGCCAAGCCCGGCGAGGGCGGCCAGCTGCCCGGCAACAAGGTCTACCCCTGGGTGGCCCGGACCCGGCACTCCACGCCGGGGGTCGGCCTGATCAGCCCGCCGCCGCACCACGACATCTACTCGATCGAGGATCTCGCCCAGCTGATCCACGACCTCAAGAACGCCAACCCGGCGGCGCGGGTCCACGTGAAGCTGGTCTCCGAGGTCGGCGTCGGCACGGTCGCGGCGGGCGTCTCCAAGGCGCACGCGGACGTCGTGCTGATCTCCGGTCACGACGGCGGCACCGGCGCGTCGCCGCTGACCTCCCTGAAGCACGCGGGCGGCCCCTGGGAGCTCGGCCTCGCGGAGACCCAGCAGACGCTGCTGCTCAACGGGCTGCGCGACCGGATCGTCGTCCAGACCGACGGCCAGCTCAAGACTGGTCGCGACGTCGTCGTGGCCGCGCTCCTGGGCGCCGAGGAGTTCGGCTTCGCCACCGCGCCGCTCGTGGTGTCGGGCTGCATCCTCATGCGGGTCTGCCACCTCGACACCTGCCCGGTGGGCGTGGCCACGCAGAACCCCGTCCTGCGCGAGCGCTTCTCCGGCAAGGCCGAGTACGTCGTCAACTTCTTCACCTACATCGCCGAGGAGGTCCGCGAGCTCCTCGCTGAGCTGGGCTTCCGCAGCGTGGAGGAGGCGATCGGCCAGGTCGGGGCGCTCGACACGGTCCAGGCGGTCGAGCACTGGAAGGCGTCGGGGCTGGACCTGAGCCCGATCCTGCACGCGCCCGACACCAGCGCCTTCCCCGACCAGGACCTGCGCCACACCAAGGCCCAGGACCACGGTCTGGACCGGTCGCTGGACGTCACCGAGCTGGTGCCGCTGGCGCAGCCGGCGCTCCAGCACGGCGAGCCGGTGCGGGCCCAGGTGGCGATCCGCAACGTCCACCGCACCGTCGGCACGATCCTCGGCCACGAGGTCACCAAGAAGTACGGCGGCGCGGGGCTCCCCGACGGCACCATCGACCTCACCTTCGTGGGCTCGGCCGGCCAGTCCTTCGGCGCCTTCGTGCCGCCGGGCATCACGCTCCGGCTCGAGG includes the following:
- the gltB gene encoding glutamate synthase large subunit, with translation MPYSHAFPPPQGLYDPRHEKDACGVAFVATLTGEASHDIVAKALTALRNLEHRGAAGAEPNSGDGAGILMQVPDAFLRAVVGFELPPANAYAVGTAFLQGDDAHVAQTRARIEALAEEEGLAVLGWRDVPTDPSILGATALGVMPSFQQLFVAGARQRVTGMSLERMAYCLRKRAERDADVYFPSLSSRTLAYKGMLTTEQLDGFYPDLLDERVASALAVVHSRFSTNTFPSWPLSHPFRFIAHNGEINTVMGNRNWMRAREALLSSDLIPGDLERIFPIVTTGASDSASFDEVLELLHMGGRSLPHSVLMMIPEAWENHTEMDAKRRDFYSFHSALMEPWDGPACVVFTDGAQIGAVLDRNGLRPSRYWVTDDGLVVLASEVGVLDLDPASIVRKGRLQPGRMFLVDTDEHRIIEDEEIKAELASEHPYGEWLHAGLIHLNDIPEREHIIHTHASVTRRQQIFGYTEEELRILLTPMANTGGEPLGSMGTDTPIAALSDKPRLLFDYFSQLFAQVTNPPLDAIREELVTSLNGTIGPEANLLDPTPASCRQVVLPFPVISNDDLAKIRHINRDGDMPGFITHVSRGLYEVEGGGGALAHRIEEICAEVSAAIAEGARIIVLSDRHSTAELAPIPSLLLTSAVHHHLVREKTRTQVGLLVEAGDVREVHHVALLVGYGAAAVNPYLAMESVEDLAREGYYVKVEPEQAVAHLVKALGKGVLKVMSKMGVSTVASYTGAQIFEAVGLSQDLVERYFTGTTSKLGGIGLDTVAEEVARRHARAYPRGGILPGHRELETGGEYQWRRDGEPHLFDPETVFRLQHATRTGRYDIFKQYTAAVDDQSSRLMTLRGLFRFKDAASTGRTPVPIDEVEPVSEIVKRFSTGAMSYGSISKEAHETLAIAMNRLGGKSNTGEGGEDPDRLYDPERRSSIKQVASGRFGVTSEYLTNADDIQIKMAQGAKPGEGGQLPGNKVYPWVARTRHSTPGVGLISPPPHHDIYSIEDLAQLIHDLKNANPAARVHVKLVSEVGVGTVAAGVSKAHADVVLISGHDGGTGASPLTSLKHAGGPWELGLAETQQTLLLNGLRDRIVVQTDGQLKTGRDVVVAALLGAEEFGFATAPLVVSGCILMRVCHLDTCPVGVATQNPVLRERFSGKAEYVVNFFTYIAEEVRELLAELGFRSVEEAIGQVGALDTVQAVEHWKASGLDLSPILHAPDTSAFPDQDLRHTKAQDHGLDRSLDVTELVPLAQPALQHGEPVRAQVAIRNVHRTVGTILGHEVTKKYGGAGLPDGTIDLTFVGSAGQSFGAFVPPGITLRLEGDANDYVGKGLSGGRIVVRPDRAATFHSNEQIIAGNTIAYGATSGEIFLRGGVGERFAVRNSGARLVTEGVGDHGCEYMTGGRVVVLGKTGRNFGAGMSGGIAWVLDLKEFRVNRELVELGPVTGEAAVELEQLVRRHLEETGSPVAEELLADWASSLTRFTEVMPRDYRIVLEAKAKAEADGLDENETAHKMMEALHG